From the Gemmatimonadales bacterium genome, one window contains:
- a CDS encoding patatin-like phospholipase family protein, with translation MTIEPPRSRIALVIGSGGVKCAAALGLQQALRDEGINIDLVVGCSAGSIYASAAALGWTVGETIDLTMRLWTRETTSRPRRIALLRAAFPRLFGFSTDFSFRDDRLLNERLQTAFGARTFGDTQIPLYITATHFHTGLQVVLSEGLLWEAMRASVAIPFVFAPKRIGTDLLMDGFLSDPLPVNVAIQERAGVILAMGFESPSLSRFTSPMRLGLQLTGIMSNNLLRSRFAFHNLTHFTEVIPILPEFKQRVGIFDTNKIPYVIEEGRRAAMPHIPYIRKLLAEVPA, from the coding sequence ATGACCATCGAGCCGCCGCGCAGCCGCATTGCCCTCGTTATCGGATCCGGCGGCGTCAAGTGCGCCGCGGCGCTCGGCCTTCAACAGGCGCTCCGCGACGAGGGAATCAACATCGACCTGGTGGTGGGGTGCAGCGCGGGCTCCATCTACGCCTCCGCCGCCGCGCTTGGCTGGACGGTCGGCGAAACCATCGACCTGACCATGCGCCTCTGGACCCGGGAGACCACCTCGCGCCCGCGGCGGATCGCGCTCCTCCGCGCCGCCTTCCCACGCCTCTTCGGCTTCTCGACCGATTTCTCCTTTCGCGACGATCGTCTCCTCAACGAACGACTGCAGACCGCATTCGGGGCGCGCACCTTTGGCGACACACAGATTCCCCTCTATATCACCGCCACCCATTTCCACACTGGCCTCCAGGTGGTGCTGTCGGAGGGGCTGCTCTGGGAAGCGATGCGCGCGAGCGTGGCGATCCCGTTTGTCTTTGCCCCGAAGCGCATCGGTACGGATCTCCTGATGGATGGCTTCCTGTCCGACCCATTGCCTGTCAACGTCGCCATCCAGGAGCGAGCCGGCGTGATCCTGGCGATGGGGTTCGAGAGTCCCAGTCTCAGTCGCTTCACCAGTCCGATGCGACTCGGGCTCCAGCTGACAGGCATCATGTCCAACAATCTCCTTCGCTCGCGGTTCGCCTTCCACAACCTCACCCACTTCACCGAGGTGATTCCGATCTTGCCGGAGTTCAAACAGCGGGTGGGCATCTTCGACACGAACAAGATCCCCTATGTCATCGAGGAGGGCCGGCGGGCGGCCATGCCGCATATCCCCTATATCCGCAAGCTGCTGGCGGAGGTGCCGGCGTGA
- a CDS encoding SpoIIE family protein phosphatase: MSDKTADAPAQILVVDDVEMNRDLLARRVRRLGHEILLAEDGVQALETLRTRPVDVVLLDIMMPNLNGYEVLEAMAADELLRQVPVIMISAIDEKESIARCIELGADDYLPKPFDPLILQARLGASLARKRLREREQLYQKSLVRELEIGREIQAHFLPASLPAMNGFEFAARLRSAKLVGGDFYDLFPLAGGNEMVVAIGDVCDKGVGAALFMALFRSLLRALAEQSDGVRWSDRGTTRERRRDSGPRAAAVTNHLLRTITLVNDYVAGTHGSSNMFATVFFAIVDSDTGLVQYINAGQEPPVVVGPHGTRELPPTGPALGLMPGLPFTVAHTTLAPGESLVAWTDGVTEARTDAGEELFGEARALETVQAGGLSAEETLDGLLAAVDQWAGGAEQSDDITLLAVRRLPGES, from the coding sequence GTGAGCGACAAGACCGCCGACGCGCCTGCCCAGATCCTCGTCGTGGATGACGTCGAGATGAACCGCGACCTCCTCGCCCGCCGAGTTCGGCGGCTCGGGCACGAGATCCTGCTGGCGGAGGACGGCGTACAGGCGCTGGAAACGCTGCGGACCCGGCCCGTCGATGTCGTGTTGCTGGACATCATGATGCCGAACCTGAACGGCTACGAAGTGCTGGAGGCGATGGCGGCCGACGAGTTGCTCCGGCAGGTGCCGGTCATCATGATCTCCGCCATCGACGAAAAGGAGAGCATCGCCCGCTGCATTGAACTGGGTGCCGACGACTACCTCCCGAAGCCGTTCGATCCGCTGATCCTGCAGGCGCGCCTCGGCGCCTCGCTCGCCCGCAAGCGTCTGCGCGAGCGGGAGCAGCTCTACCAGAAGAGCCTGGTGCGGGAGCTCGAGATCGGCAGGGAGATCCAGGCGCATTTCCTCCCGGCCAGCCTGCCAGCGATGAACGGCTTCGAGTTCGCCGCACGCCTCCGCTCAGCCAAGCTCGTCGGCGGGGATTTCTATGACCTCTTCCCGCTGGCCGGCGGAAACGAAATGGTGGTGGCGATCGGGGACGTCTGCGACAAGGGCGTCGGCGCCGCCCTGTTCATGGCCCTCTTCCGAAGCCTGCTCCGCGCGCTGGCGGAACAATCCGACGGCGTCCGGTGGAGCGATCGCGGCACGACCCGGGAGCGGCGCCGGGACTCCGGGCCCCGCGCGGCCGCCGTGACGAATCATCTGCTTCGGACCATCACTCTCGTCAACGACTACGTCGCCGGCACCCACGGCAGTTCGAACATGTTCGCCACCGTTTTCTTCGCCATCGTGGACAGCGACACCGGCCTGGTGCAGTACATCAACGCGGGGCAAGAGCCGCCGGTCGTCGTGGGGCCGCACGGCACGCGCGAGCTCCCACCCACGGGCCCGGCGCTCGGCCTGATGCCGGGGCTGCCGTTCACAGTGGCACACACGACGCTCGCCCCAGGCGAATCGCTGGTCGCCTGGACCGATGGTGTCACCGAGGCCAGGACCGACGCAGGCGAAGAGTTGTTTGGGGAAGCACGCGCGTTGGAGACCGTACAGGCAGGAGGGCTCTCAGCCGAGGAGACGCTCGACGGGTTGCTCGCTGCGGTGGACCAGTGGGCCGGCGGGGCCGAGCAGTCGGATGACATCACCCTCCTGGCCGTACGCCGCCTTCCGGGCGAGTCCTAG
- a CDS encoding anti-sigma factor antagonist (This anti-anti-sigma factor, or anti-sigma factor antagonist, belongs to a family that includes characterized members SpoIIAA, RsbV, RsfA, and RsfB.): protein MTLVRVVHTVARLDALAGLLDVAVHAARESGAGDEGEHDVRLAAEEVLINVINHAYPEGAPGPLVLRARVEPGALTLTVQDEGTPFAPVQAPAPDLGSEWADRRIGGLGWHLVGKLMDEVRHRDLGERGNELTMIKRFGAAGSLPTTTLGQGAMQIEVERRGQVTVAGVNGNVDGLTSAELSRVLGGEVAEGGHQMVVSLAGVDYTSSAGLRVLLAVVKDARSRGGDVRLAAVRDNVRKVLELSGFTSILKLYPDVDAAVASFGG, encoded by the coding sequence ATGACACTTGTGCGGGTGGTGCACACGGTGGCGCGCCTGGATGCCCTGGCCGGACTGCTGGACGTGGCGGTCCACGCCGCGCGCGAGTCGGGGGCGGGTGACGAGGGGGAGCACGACGTGCGGCTGGCCGCGGAAGAGGTGCTGATCAACGTGATCAACCACGCCTATCCCGAGGGGGCGCCGGGCCCGCTGGTGCTGCGCGCGCGCGTGGAACCTGGCGCGCTCACCCTGACGGTGCAGGACGAGGGCACACCCTTCGCTCCCGTGCAGGCGCCGGCACCGGATCTTGGATCCGAATGGGCGGATCGACGGATCGGCGGGCTGGGCTGGCACCTGGTCGGCAAGTTGATGGACGAGGTGCGGCACCGCGATCTTGGTGAGCGCGGCAACGAACTGACGATGATCAAGCGATTCGGGGCTGCCGGATCGCTTCCTACCACTACGCTGGGGCAAGGCGCCATGCAAATCGAAGTCGAACGACGCGGTCAGGTGACCGTCGCCGGAGTGAATGGAAACGTGGACGGCCTCACGTCAGCCGAGTTGAGCCGGGTGCTGGGCGGTGAGGTGGCGGAGGGGGGGCACCAGATGGTCGTGTCGCTGGCAGGGGTCGACTACACCAGCAGCGCGGGTCTCCGCGTCTTGCTGGCGGTGGTCAAGGACGCCCGAAGCCGCGGCGGCGATGTCCGCCTCGCGGCGGTGCGGGACAACGTGCGCAAGGTACTGGAACTCAGCGGCTTCACCAGCATCCTTAAACTCTATCCCGACGTCGATGCCGCGGTAGCGAGCTTCGGCGGCTAG
- a CDS encoding response regulator yields MAKILLVEDNELNRDMLSRRLTRRGYTVVVAEDGERGLELVRAERPDLVLMDMSLPGIDGWEATRRLRADPDIADVRVIALTAHAMSGDRERAIEAGCNDYDTKPVEMDRLLLKITTLLGATP; encoded by the coding sequence GTGGCCAAGATCCTGCTGGTAGAAGACAACGAACTGAACCGGGACATGCTCTCCCGCCGGCTCACGCGACGGGGCTACACCGTCGTCGTCGCCGAGGACGGCGAGCGCGGCCTCGAACTGGTGCGCGCCGAGCGGCCCGACCTGGTCCTGATGGACATGAGCCTGCCGGGCATCGACGGCTGGGAGGCGACGCGCCGCCTCCGTGCCGACCCCGACATCGCCGATGTCCGCGTGATCGCACTGACCGCGCACGCCATGTCCGGCGACCGGGAGCGTGCCATCGAGGCGGGCTGCAACGATTACGATACAAAGCCGGTTGAAATGGACCGCCTCCTGCTGAAGATCACCACCCTCCTTGGAGCGACGCCGTGA
- a CDS encoding response regulator yields MVKTRSIATKVALVVSAVVIGALALTGWFALKRSDAELVRLQLSQASTRLTTNLGIAQRIFDERFPGPWQMAAGTPLIFGAGPAAPAETLTTQLFKGRAPIYGNAEVTAALVELSRLTGTKLSIAQRAGNDRALRLATSDTLTVTAGPLTVMPSRDPETGEPVAAGLALAQGEVVDGRATIGEDDWTLYWPIRETGTNTAILGVFYAATPYAPFAAAAKDASRQVAEGLVPLVLLIALGSSLLLFVLTRGMLRPLRAIHAAVSRLGEGEWPQEVKVRSRDEVGALAGAFNRMAADLRQTYATIEDKVKLRTRELEESNAALGQAREAADVANKAKSRFLANMSHELRTPLNAIIGYSEILEEEAEDRQLDDLVPDLRKIHGAGRHLLQLINDILDLSKVEAGKMDLYLETFAVRAMLEDVVSTIQPLVAQKHNTLVVDCPDDVGSIHADMTKLRQSLFNLLSNASKFTDAGTVTLRVRAEVVDGQRWVRMAVQDSGIGMTPEQVQRLFQPFTQADASTTRKYGGTGLGLTITKRFAELMGGTVTVESVQGQGSTFTLVLPAEVAARPVTSDHVALMAGPKGMVLVIDDDPAMHDLVRRTLEKEGIAVIPALNGEEGIALARQLKPAVITLDVMMPGSDGWNVLRTLKADPDLAKIPVVMLTIIDDKNLGFSLGASEYLTKPVDRERLVRVIRRFRHEGGGRALVVDDDDAARDRMRELLRSESWEVNEARNGLEGLEALGRGLPDLILLDLMMPEMNGFEFLAALRGREGGEQVPVVVVTAHDLTAEEREHLSTHVARVFDKDHLDSEALVSEMKRLLSEAGAGEG; encoded by the coding sequence GTGGTCAAGACCCGCAGCATCGCCACCAAGGTGGCGCTGGTCGTGTCGGCGGTCGTGATTGGCGCGCTCGCCCTTACCGGCTGGTTTGCCCTGAAGCGGTCCGACGCTGAACTTGTGCGTCTCCAACTCTCCCAGGCAAGCACCCGGCTGACCACCAATCTCGGCATCGCCCAGCGCATCTTCGACGAACGGTTCCCCGGCCCGTGGCAAATGGCGGCGGGGACGCCGCTGATTTTCGGTGCCGGGCCAGCCGCTCCCGCCGAGACCCTGACCACCCAGCTCTTCAAGGGCCGCGCCCCCATCTACGGCAACGCCGAGGTAACCGCGGCGCTGGTGGAGCTGTCGCGCCTGACGGGCACCAAGCTCAGCATCGCGCAGCGCGCCGGCAACGATCGGGCGCTCCGCTTGGCGACCAGTGACACCCTGACGGTGACAGCCGGCCCGCTCACGGTGATGCCGTCGCGCGATCCGGAAACCGGGGAGCCGGTCGCGGCTGGCCTGGCCCTGGCCCAGGGGGAGGTCGTCGACGGCCGGGCCACCATCGGCGAGGACGACTGGACGCTCTACTGGCCGATTCGGGAAACAGGCACGAACACGGCGATCCTCGGCGTGTTCTACGCGGCGACGCCGTATGCCCCGTTTGCGGCTGCGGCGAAGGACGCCTCGCGGCAGGTGGCGGAAGGGCTGGTACCGCTGGTGCTCCTGATCGCCCTGGGATCCTCCCTGCTGCTCTTTGTGCTCACCCGCGGCATGCTCCGCCCCCTCCGCGCCATTCATGCCGCCGTGTCGCGCCTCGGCGAGGGGGAGTGGCCGCAGGAAGTGAAGGTCCGGAGCCGCGATGAGGTCGGCGCGCTGGCCGGCGCCTTCAACCGGATGGCGGCGGACCTGCGGCAGACCTATGCCACCATCGAGGACAAGGTCAAGCTGCGGACACGTGAACTCGAGGAGAGCAATGCTGCGCTTGGCCAGGCGCGGGAAGCGGCCGACGTGGCCAACAAGGCAAAGAGCCGCTTCCTCGCCAACATGAGCCACGAACTCCGGACCCCGCTCAACGCGATCATCGGGTACAGCGAGATTCTCGAGGAAGAAGCGGAGGATCGCCAGCTCGATGACCTCGTGCCGGACCTCCGGAAGATTCACGGTGCCGGCCGGCACCTCCTGCAGTTGATCAACGACATCCTCGATCTCTCGAAAGTCGAGGCGGGGAAGATGGACCTCTACCTCGAAACGTTCGCCGTGCGGGCGATGCTCGAGGATGTGGTCAGCACGATTCAGCCGCTGGTCGCACAGAAGCACAACACCCTTGTCGTCGACTGCCCCGATGACGTCGGAAGCATTCACGCGGACATGACCAAGCTGCGGCAGTCGCTCTTCAACCTGCTGAGCAACGCGTCGAAGTTCACCGACGCCGGCACGGTGACCCTGCGGGTGCGGGCGGAGGTGGTCGACGGGCAGCGCTGGGTGCGGATGGCGGTACAGGACAGCGGCATTGGCATGACCCCGGAACAGGTGCAACGGCTCTTTCAGCCCTTCACACAGGCGGATGCGTCCACGACCCGCAAGTACGGGGGTACAGGCCTTGGCCTGACGATCACCAAGCGGTTCGCCGAGCTGATGGGCGGCACCGTCACGGTGGAGAGCGTGCAAGGCCAGGGTTCGACCTTCACGCTGGTGCTCCCCGCGGAGGTTGCGGCGCGCCCCGTCACCAGTGATCACGTGGCGCTCATGGCGGGCCCGAAGGGGATGGTCCTCGTCATCGACGATGACCCGGCCATGCACGACCTGGTGCGGCGCACCCTTGAGAAAGAGGGGATCGCCGTCATTCCGGCGTTGAACGGGGAGGAAGGGATCGCGCTGGCCCGCCAGCTCAAGCCCGCCGTGATCACGCTCGACGTGATGATGCCCGGCAGTGACGGCTGGAACGTGCTGCGAACGCTCAAGGCGGATCCCGACCTGGCGAAGATCCCGGTCGTGATGCTGACCATCATTGACGACAAGAACCTCGGCTTTTCGCTCGGCGCGTCGGAATACCTGACCAAGCCGGTGGACCGGGAGCGCCTGGTCCGGGTGATCCGTCGCTTTCGGCACGAGGGGGGCGGGCGCGCCCTTGTCGTCGATGACGACGATGCGGCGCGAGACCGGATGCGGGAGCTGCTCCGCAGCGAGTCGTGGGAGGTCAACGAGGCGCGGAACGGGCTGGAAGGACTCGAGGCGCTCGGTCGGGGCCTCCCCGACCTCATCCTGCTCGACCTGATGATGCCGGAAATGAATGGGTTTGAATTTCTTGCGGCGCTGCGCGGCCGTGAGGGGGGCGAACAGGTGCCGGTGGTGGTGGTCACGGCACACGACCTGACCGCGGAGGAGCGCGAGCATCTCTCGACGCACGTCGCCCGCGTTTTCGACAAGGACCATCTGGACAGCGAGGCGCTGGTATCAGAGATGAAGCGCCTGCTCTCAGAAGCCGGCGCGGGGGAGGGGTAG